Proteins encoded within one genomic window of Pedobacter africanus:
- a CDS encoding GlxA family transcriptional regulator, which yields MKHISILVPRGEAVLSSIVGPYKVFNTVNTLLAGMGRPPFFKVDLVGLDDSSALYDGLFTVKPGVVLKDAGKTDLVIIPAPSGDMAKAIALNQDFLPWISRQYKGGAEVASLCVGAFLLASTGLLKGRKCATHWMSATPFRKMFPEVNLVAEKIITDEKGIYSSGGAYSFLNLLLYLVEKYVGRDLAILCAKVLEIEFDRSSQSPFIIFEGQKEHDDEPVRMAQTYIEQNFGEKITVDQLALMLAVGRRNLERRFKKATSNTIAEYMQRVKIEAAKISLESSRENVNEVMYKVGYTDTKAFRTTFRRITGLSPVEYRNKYSRETALY from the coding sequence ATGAAGCACATATCAATTCTTGTACCCCGCGGAGAAGCTGTACTGAGCAGTATTGTTGGCCCTTATAAAGTATTCAATACGGTGAATACGCTCCTGGCCGGAATGGGCAGGCCGCCGTTTTTTAAGGTTGACCTGGTTGGCCTGGATGACAGCAGCGCATTGTATGACGGACTTTTTACGGTTAAGCCTGGTGTTGTGCTGAAAGATGCAGGGAAGACCGATCTGGTGATCATACCGGCACCAAGCGGGGATATGGCCAAAGCCATAGCCCTGAACCAGGATTTTTTGCCCTGGATTAGCCGTCAGTATAAAGGGGGTGCCGAGGTGGCAAGTTTATGTGTAGGCGCATTTTTACTGGCATCTACAGGTTTACTGAAAGGACGGAAATGCGCAACGCACTGGATGTCGGCCACCCCTTTCCGGAAGATGTTTCCGGAAGTAAACCTGGTGGCCGAGAAGATCATTACCGATGAAAAAGGCATTTATTCCAGCGGGGGCGCTTATTCTTTTTTGAACCTGCTCCTATACCTGGTAGAAAAATATGTGGGACGCGATCTGGCGATATTATGTGCCAAGGTACTGGAGATAGAATTCGACAGGAGCAGCCAGTCGCCCTTTATCATTTTTGAAGGCCAGAAGGAACATGATGACGAGCCGGTAAGAATGGCCCAGACCTATATTGAACAGAATTTCGGGGAGAAAATTACGGTGGACCAGCTGGCGTTGATGCTTGCCGTGGGGCGGAGGAACCTCGAAAGGCGCTTTAAAAAAGCTACTTCCAACACCATTGCCGAATACATGCAGCGGGTGAAAATTGAAGCGGCTAAAATTAGCCTGGAATCTTCGCGCGAGAATGTGAACGAGGTGATGTACAAGGTGGGTTATACAGATACCAAGGCTTTCCGGACAACTTTCAGGCGGATCACGGGGCTTTCGCCCGTTGAATATCGCAATAAGTATAGCAGAGAAACAGCGCTGTATTAG